The DNA region ATCCACGACGTCCCGATCACCGGTGAACCGATCCGCCTCGGCCAGTTCCTCAAACTGGCCAACCTGGCCGAAGACGGATCGCACGCCAAAGACCTCCTCGACGCCGAAGAGGTCACGGTCAACGGCGAGGTCGAGGTCCGGCGCGGCCGCCAGCTGACGAACGGCGACGTCGTGGAGGTCGGCGGCGAAGGCGGCCGCGTCGTCCTGGGCTAGCGGGCTGAAGGGGACTTTCCCCGCATGCGATGCGAGGAAAGCGCCCTTCACCGCGTCTTATGCGGGGAAAGTCCCCTTCAGCGGCCCTGCAACGGCGCCAGGCGCAACGCCCTCGCGAGTTCTTCG from Amycolatopsis sp. EV170708-02-1 includes:
- a CDS encoding RNA-binding S4 domain-containing protein, with the translated sequence MSIHDVPITGEPIRLGQFLKLANLAEDGSHAKDLLDAEEVTVNGEVEVRRGRQLTNGDVVEVGGEGGRVVLG